From Erigeron canadensis isolate Cc75 chromosome 5, C_canadensis_v1, whole genome shotgun sequence:
TTTTGATATATCCGTATGTTGCCATTCTACGTGTCTCGTTCacgtttaaatttttttgtataaCAAATATAGACCAactatataattacaaaaaaatatcattCCAACAAGTAAAATAACTTAGCTAGGGTAAAAACTAATCATCACTGAATAATAATATCATGACTATCAATAAGTTAAATAGAAAACTCGTGTTCATCCGGATACATGATGCTTATATgatgtataattttttaaaatttccaGCCAAGAACACGTTGTTTGTATTGACGGGTCGGGCAGTGCCCAAGGCGGTCTCATATATTTTGATAGCCTTGTGCTATGAccaattattaatattttatagtaaaaaaataaaaagttaaagtaAGTCCGTATGTCTAACTGTCTATACACATGGACTTTAACTAATTACATAACAAACTATCTGTATCAAAAAGTTGATATAGCGACTAAATACACACATATACgactaaataaaaagttaaagtaAATCCGTGTGTCTATACACATATCCTTTACATAGTTTAGTCAACAAGAaagtacgagtaatatttatatGACTACTTTCAAACCTTTCTTTTGTATGATTGGTCCGACCCATTATAAACCCAAagtgtttatataaatataatatcgCTAGAAAATTGGGTAACTAGATAAAGGTAGACGTGGGCAAAAAAACTGGTTCCAAAAAACCGATTTAGATTATCCAAGAACCGAAACTGATTGGAACTGGTTCCTCCGGTTACTCAAGAACCGCTAGTTCGGGACCGATTTCACTTTTGGATCCAAAAATCAGTtccaaaccgaaaaaacatGGACAAACGTTAACCAATAACCGGTTCCGAACTGGTTCTGTTGACTGGAACCGGTTCCGGTTCCGAACCAATGCCCACCTCTAGATAAAGGACCGTGTTATTGTGTTCGAACATCTTTAACCCACCATGAAACACTGTTTATTGGTATTACATCAATAATACACTAACTCGTCATACTGAAACTTTTTATCATTAAATCCTATACTGAACTTTTAGTATGTTGGTACCacgtatttatattaatatcaaaaaacaaattttatattaacttgaaaaacataattacatcaacaattaaaaaacataatgcAATTAATACCTTGGGAACATAAAAGTGAagacataaaacatatatatagagcAAACCTTCACCCACATTAATTCAATGCATACACATCTTTTTCTACCCTCTCCCCTTTCACATGATGCAAAAAAAAACACACGCACATAACCAAAGTTTATTGTTTAGAAGTCGATGcccatcaaaaaaaaaacaaaaactatttaATATAATGAATACGACGATGCTAAGCAAAGTGGTGGCCACCAAACCAACCCAATACACCAAGAAATACGCCGACACTTTTAACTCAATACATCAGAATCTCGGCGTATTGGTTTGAATATGCTAGCAAATACTTTGGTGTTAAAAATGGTTATAATATAAAGACATCTTAAAACAATTACTAtgcaagtattttttttttaaataagtaaAAGTATATCCTCATAATTTATCCtactaaaaatctttttaattataaaatcatGACATTCAAAATCAAACATATTAGACAAAAAGAACTAAGCAATTTTATTAGTAATGATTATAAAAAGACATGAAATAAGTTGTAACATGCAATAACCAAGTACTTTTTAGATGTGATAAgcaaaaaaatcacattttcaaaagaaaatcaaacataattaaatttcaatgtcttaaaattatgttatgttgatcataacaaaatataaataataatttcatGAACAACTATGTTACGAAAACATGTATGTTATgcaaaagatttttattttgcTTGGTTAAAATAATGGTTggataaatatagatttaattatttacaaaaatcaaatatactCATTTTCGTTAGTTTGGATATTTCATGATCTTAATAAAATCAATATCTCTGAATTTTAGAGTTGTTCAGTTTAAATGTGTGAATGGCACGTGTTTCAATATATTTAGAAAcgaaaatgggttttgtaaccCACATAGGCCAATGGATATCAACAAAAAGATTGGTGATTAGTGATTACaccttttcttcatttttgtACCCAATAACAAAAAACGTTAATATGAATctgaaaccaaaaaaataaaataattgaaaagaGTTAAAAGAACAATTAAAATCGTTTTTTGTTTTAGCTGGTCCGGCCCATTTAAAGCCCaagttagttaaaaaaatttaaaaccatcCATTAAACCCTAGACTCTAGTTGTAGGGCTAAAAAAGTCTTTATCAATAATTCTCCGCTGGACCGCCAGATCTGATTTAATCTAACGGCCAGAAATCACGATCCGTGCACATCAATCTCATTGGTCAATACCTTATAACAACAACCATCCCCACTATATATACATTCAAACACCTTCATATCTCTCGCATAAACAAACCACTTTCCGAAAATCTCCGTTTTTCCTTTCACCGTAAAAATCTAAACAAATTTTTCCGGCAACAAATTCCGGTAATCAAAATGGCCGGAAGAGGCAAATCTATCGGATCTGCAACCGCTAAAAAAGCCACATCTCGTTCCAGCAAAGCCGGCCTTCAATTCCCCGTCGGTCGTATCGCTCGTTTCCTTAAAGCCGGTAAATACGCCGAGCGTGTCGGTGCCGGAGCTCCTGTTTACCTCGCCGCCGTCCTTGAATACCTTGCCGCGGAGGtcattttttcaatttcatctGATTTGTTGTTTCAATTTCCGATttatgaaattagggttttttttaaaaattaatttggatattttttgataaaatatacAGGTGCTTGAATTGGCTGGTAATGCAGCAAGAGATAACAAAAAGACGAGAATTGTGCCGAGGCATATTCAATTAGCGGTGAGAAATGATGAGGAATTGAGCAAGCTTCTTGGTGACGTCACCATTGCAAATGGCGGTGTGATGCCTAATATCCATAACTTATTGCTTCCAAAGAAGATTGTTTCTTCAAAGTCAGttgcagatgatgatgattaaataatatgttttctttttggaatTGTATTTgatggattattattattgatctGGTTTATGGTAGTTTGTTAGGGTTTTAGTATTAGTTTATATAAGGTTAATGAAAATCCTTTGGTTATTAAGCTTTGGCGTTTTATATTTGCtatcttttaatttgatttactAGATTTTTTGCTGTTTTGATGTGGATTAGTTTCTGCTGGGTCAGTAATGTATGATGATTCGGCCACCGGCAATGTTGGCGGTCGCCTTTGGATTAGTCGATTAGAAAAGTAGGTCGGATATCGGATATATttagattaagaaaaaaaactacaatTTGAACATTCATTAGCAGAAGTTTGATCAGGTTTTCTCTAAGTATAGATCATAGATGGATGGGCCAATCTGTTTGTGACTGAGATTTTTAAGGTGATTGATTgttatattgaaattttatgcAGCTGACCAGTTTCTAGTTGATAGTAGTAGATAGGTGAGAGGTTTCATGCTTTGCAAATCAgaattatgttttctttatgttatCATCTGCAATTTAGAATTAGATTGTATTTGGTTAGAATGTGTAGTGATCAACTGAAATTATAGGATCATTCTTTTGATGGTGTAATATGCTGGAATGAAATTGAATGTCTAGCTATAGGCCTATAGCAATGTATTATGTATTTGTGTCTTGTAAGGAGCTGAATTTGTGTTCCTATCTTGGGATCTTGTTGACACTTATATCCCAGTTAGGCTGCGTATATAAGTGTCAAAACTACTGACTGTTCTATCGTGCCCCGGTAAACGATAGCTTTGGATAGACTAATGATCTTGGGTGAGACAGAGTGTAACATGAAGAAAATTTCCACATTTGAGTAACCATGTGCACTAGGAAAATCTCTTCCCTATACCACTATATTGCTAACTTGTTGCGTCAATTTttcattagaaaaaaaatataaatgatgacTTTGACTTTGTTTGCTATATTAGTGTCCAGTTTAACATTTTTTAGCCAAGTGTTTAGAAATGTATTATCTAATGAAAATTTGATTGTATGTATTGAACTGGAAAACTTTTCTATTATGTTTATTGAACTTTCAAATATGgctattgtatgtatccaaATATCCAATAATACTTTCAATAGACATGATAATTTGTATAGATGTCATGTGTGAGCAAGATGACACATAAACATACATGTTAAATATTTGGAAGTAAAAGCACATAATAATAGAAGTATTATCAGATGCATACATGCAGTTAAGACCAAAATGGATTTTAAGTTAAGTTGTAACACATTTAAGAAAGGGCGTAGATTCTTGAATAAGTTAACTTGATTTGAATACGATAATGTCCAGGTTCAAAGGAAAGCTCCCGCTTCTCCCTTACCCCAACACTCCAAAATATGACTGTATCACTGTAATATTCGATATTGTATATCCCCGCCAAAACCAAAATTACCAAAGTTTGTGTATACTTCACCAACAATtgcatcttgtttttttttttttttttattatttttatttatttattaattattattattattttttaaatctaaaATAGACATGTTGGTACATAGTACACCAAAAGTTTTAACTATCCATGTTAATATAAACTTAAATCCGTAAAAAGGTGATTTTTTTTAACCTAAAATGCTTAATAAaggtaatataatatatttaagttttgatTCAAT
This genomic window contains:
- the LOC122599682 gene encoding probable histone H2A.3; translation: MAGRGKSIGSATAKKATSRSSKAGLQFPVGRIARFLKAGKYAERVGAGAPVYLAAVLEYLAAEVLELAGNAARDNKKTRIVPRHIQLAVRNDEELSKLLGDVTIANGGVMPNIHNLLLPKKIVSSKSVADDDD